One Euphorbia lathyris chromosome 1, ddEupLath1.1, whole genome shotgun sequence DNA segment encodes these proteins:
- the LOC136205124 gene encoding isomultiflorenol synthase-like, with product MQGNLVALILFKKLYPGHRKKEIEKFISNAVKYLEDVQTSEGGWAEYDPKHDLLDQEFMLRGKWFQRKDVEVVQERALPIGPEEGGFGMSYELMYGRAGF from the exons ATGCAAGG GAACTTGGTTGCTTTAATATTGTTCAAGAAACTATATCCTGGCCATAGAAAGAAAGAGATTGAGAAGTTTATTTCTAATGCTGTCAAATACTTGGAAGATGTACAAACTTCTGAAGGGGGATG GGCTGAGTACGACCCGAAACATGATTTGTTGGATCAGGAATTTATGCTGAGAGGAAAATGGTTTCAAAGGAAGGATGTGGAG GTAGTACAGGAAAGAGCCCTCCCAATAGGACCAGAGGAAGGTGGATTTGGAATGTCATATGAACTAATGTATGGAAGAGCTGGGTTTTA A